The Glycine soja cultivar W05 chromosome 8, ASM419377v2, whole genome shotgun sequence genome has a window encoding:
- the LOC114421889 gene encoding heavy metal-associated isoprenylated plant protein 23-like codes for MGVGGTLEYLSDLMGSGHHHHKKKKKQFQTVELKVRMDCDGCELKVKNALSSLSGVKSVEINRKQQKVTVTGYVEPNKVLKKAKSTGKKAEIWPYVPYNLVAHPYAVPSYDKKAPPGYVRRVEAPAHTGIITRYEDPYITMFSDDNPNACSIM; via the exons ATGGGAGTTGGAGGCACACTAGAGTACTTGTCTGATCTAATGGGCAGtggccaccaccaccacaagaagaagaagaagcagttcCAAACCGTGGAGCTAAAGGTGAGAATGGATTGTGATGGTTGTGAGCTTAAGGTCAAGAACGCTCTCTCCTCACTAAGTG GGGTGAAATCTGTGGAGATAAACCGAAAACAGCAGAAAGTGACAGTAACTGGGTATGTTGAACCAAACAAGGTGCTGAAGAAGGCGAAATCAACAGGGAAGAAGGCTGAGATTTGGCCCTATGTGCCTTACAACTTGGTGGCTCATCCATATGCAGTTCCTTCTTATGACAAGAAGGCTCCTCCCGGTTATGTGAGGAGAGTGGAGGCCCCTGCTCACACTGGAATCATCACAAGATATGAAGACCCTTACATCACCATGTTCAGTGATGACAACCCAAATGCATGCTCTATCATGTAG